GAAATCGGAGGTCGCGACCGTCGCGGCGGGCTTGCGGTCCCAGAAGTCGCGGACGACGTACTCGCGCTTGACCGGATTGTACGCGGCGGTCACGCGAAAGTGGTGCGCGTCGAGGTCCTGGTCGAACCAGTAGCGGTTGCGTTCCGCGAGGCGGACGTCGTAGTCGATCGAGGTCTCGAGGCCGGACTCGATCCGCCGGGCGAGATCGGGGTCGATCGCGCCGTTCAAGACGAAGGTGAGGGAGAGGTCGCTGCCGCTCACCTCCACGGTGAGGGGGGAGATGTGCGGCGTTTCTGCGCGCGCGGTCGCGGAAAACGCCAGGAGCGCGGCCGCCGCGGCGACGAAACCCGTTCGAATCCGGTTCACCGGACGGATCTTACAGCGCCGGATGCGCCGATCGCCGATCGAGGCGGAACGCCGCCGTCCGGAGACGTGCGGGTCAGCCGGCGAAGGAGGGCTCGGCCCGGAACGCGGCCGCGGAAGCGGGGTGCAGCGCTTCTCCGGCGAGCTCGCGGACGAGCTCCGCATGGAGGGCGTGGCCCGCCCGGCGCGCATGGACCTTCCCTTCGACGGGCCGGCCGAGGAGCGCGAGGTCGCCGAGGAGGTCGAGGATCTTGTGCCGCACGAACTCGTCGGCGAAGCGGAGCGGTCCCGAGACGACGTTCTGCTCGTCGAGGACGATCGCGTTCTGGAGCGAGCCGCCGCGGACGAGGCCGCGTTCGCGGAGGTAGTGGATCTCGTGCGTGAACCCGAACGTGCGCGCCGGCGCGATGCGCGACGCGTACGCCTCGGGCTCGACGTGGAGCGTCATCGACTGGTGGCCGATGGCGCGGTGCGGGAAATCGATCTCGTACGTGATCGTCAGCCCCCGGCCCGGCCGGACCGTGATCGATTTGTCGCCGCGCCGGATCTCGCGCCGCCGCTCGATCGCGAGGACCCGGGCCGGCCGGCGCTGCCGCTCGATGCCCGCCGCCTGGAAGAGGCGCACGAACGGGAGAGCGGAGCCGTCGAGGATCGGGAGCTCGTCGCCGCGGACCTCGATTTCGAGGTTGTCGATGCCGAGCCCGAAGGCGGCCGAGAGCGCGTGCTCGACGGTGCCGATCTGCACGTCGCCGACGCCGAGCGTCGTCGCGTGGTCGAAGCCGAGCGCGCTTCCCGGGAGCGCCGGCAGCGCGACCGACGGATGGTCGTCGCGGTGGAAGACGATCCCGTGGTCTTCCGGCGCGGGACGGAACGTCGTGCGGACCCGGTGACCCGTGTGGAGACCGATCCCCTCGATCGAAACCGGCGTTCGGAGCGTGGTCTGAACTCGCATCGGTGGCAGGTGTATCGCACCCGACGTGCCAGGACACATCGCCCTCGAGCCACGGCTATTCTATTGAAAAAACGACTGTTGACTCTGGATATTTCCGCGCGCGATTCTCGCCGAGTGGCGGTTCGGTCACACGACCGTTGCGGAAACGCCACGGTGGCGTCCGCAGCTTGCCGGACCGTCCGAGCGATCGGATCAGGGACGCGATTCCGAGCTGCAACCAGTCCGGCTCGACGGAGCTCGCGGCGGCGAGAACGACCGACGCGCCGCCGCGTCTCGTGATCGTCCGGCGGCTCTGGCCGGACTCGCCGCCCGCGCTCGCCGCCGCCCTCGCGCCCGTCGCTTCGTACTTCGGCAGGCGCCTCGATGTTACGATCGCCGCTCGATGCTTGATCCCGCGGTGGAGCAGCGGTACCGGGAAGCGCTTTTTTCCCTCCTCGAGAAGAGCAAGACGACGCGGTCCGCCCTGTACTTGATGGAACCCACGGGGGAATTCCGTCTGGTGACGCATTACGGCTTCTCCCCGCGCGACCTTCCCGTCGCGCAGTTCGGGAAGGACCACCCCCTCCTCGAGTGGGTGAACCGGTTCCGGCGGCCGTTCTACTTCAACTCGCCGGCCGAGGCTCAATCCCTCCGGCGCGAGATGGAGACTTCGCACACCGCGCGGCTCCTCGCCGCACCCCTCTACGACGACGGCCGACTGATCGGGATCATCGAGGGCCGGGACAAGGCGGGCGGTGACCTGTATTACCCGGAAGATACCCGCGCCATCGCCGCGGTGGTCGCGGAGATCCTCAAGATCCGCCGCCAGACGCTCGGCAGCCCCGAGCCGGGCCCCGAGCCGGGTGAGATGCCGGGCTTCTTCGACGCGCCCGCGCCGGACACGACGTTCTCGGCGGTCCCGGAACCCGTTCCGGCCGAGCTTCCTCGGCCGAAGATCCGCCGCGTCACGAACCCTCCCTCCCGGCCGCCGCTCACGCAGCGGGAGGCGCTCCTCTTTCGCGGCTTCGCCTCGACGCTCCTCCTCGCGCCCGACATCGCAGGCGTCGTCTTCTCGCTCTGGACGGAGGGCACGGCGGAGTTCTACATCGGATCCCGCCGGCCGGTCGGCGGCGACGCCCAGGAGAGCATCGTCGCGAGCGCGCAGGAGGTCTTCGCGCGCCTCTTTCCCGGGCGCGTCGCGCCCTCCGAGAACCGGTTCAGCGTCGATTTTCCGCACGGGAAAGGCGGGACCGACCTCGCGCGCGACGAAATCCGCGCCCTCCAGACGTCTGCGCTCGTCTCGGAGGAGGGACGCGCGATCCTGTTCTCGCTGATTTTCGCGGCGGAGCCCGATCCCGCGCGCGCGGCGGCCGTCCGGGAGGTCCACCTGCTCGTCCGCCGGTCGGTGTCCGAGACGCGGGAAGCGGCCCGGTACCGCGACGCCTATCGCGGCCTGATCCGGCGTCTTCTCGAGCCCGGCCTGAAGAAGTATTCCGCGCTCGTGTCGCACAGCCTCTCCGTCGCCCGCGTGGCGCGGAGGTTCGCGGGATTTCTCCATCTGCCGGAGGCGACGGTCGAGCAGATCACGGTCGCCGCGATGCTCCACGACGTCGGCCTGCGGGAGCTCTCGTACGACCGGCTCTCCGAGAAGCGCCCGCTCACCGAGGCGGAGTACCGGCTCGCGCGCGACCACCCCTCCGTCGGCGCGATGCTGATCGCCGACGTCGAGTTCCCCTATCCCGTCATTCCGCTCGTGCTCCACCATCACGAGCGCTACGACGGCAGCGGCTACCCCGAGCAGCTCCGAGGCGAGCAGATCCCGTTCGGGGCGCGCCTCATCCACATCGTGGAGGCGTTCGACGCGATGACGGCGCCCTCGTCCTACCGCCCGACGATCAGCCGCGACGAGGCTGTCGAGACCATCGAGTCGAAGGGAGGCACGCAGTTCGACCCGAATCTCGCGGCGAAGTTCAGGGACTTCGTGGCCGCGGGAGGCCTGGACAAGTCTTAATGGCGGGCGCGGCGATACATCGAGCGCATCCAGTGGACGCCGCGTCAGCGGCGGATGCGTGGGATCGCCGAGCACGCCGGTACGAAGGCCATACGGGCGCGAGCCGCCCGCGAGGCCCTGCGACCTACGCCCCGGTAGGCCTCGGGACCTCGCGGCCGGCCCGCATCCCGTCTCGCTCGCGTCTCGCCGCGCCTCGTCGTCGCGGCTGACGTTCCGGAAGAGCGCTCGATGCGACCGGCGGCATCAAAAGGCGACCCGTCCCGGCGCGTGATCGCGACGAATCGGAAGGCGTACCACGACTACTTCATCGAGGACCGGATGGAGGTCGGTCTCGCGCTGTCCGGGAGCGAGGTCAAGTCGCTGCGCGAGGGCAGAGCGAACCTGA
Above is a genomic segment from Thermoanaerobaculia bacterium containing:
- the lpxC gene encoding UDP-3-O-acyl-N-acetylglucosamine deacetylase; amino-acid sequence: MRVQTTLRTPVSIEGIGLHTGHRVRTTFRPAPEDHGIVFHRDDHPSVALPALPGSALGFDHATTLGVGDVQIGTVEHALSAAFGLGIDNLEIEVRGDELPILDGSALPFVRLFQAAGIERQRRPARVLAIERRREIRRGDKSITVRPGRGLTITYEIDFPHRAIGHQSMTLHVEPEAYASRIAPARTFGFTHEIHYLRERGLVRGGSLQNAIVLDEQNVVSGPLRFADEFVRHKILDLLGDLALLGRPVEGKVHARRAGHALHAELVRELAGEALHPASAAAFRAEPSFAG
- a CDS encoding DUF4390 domain-containing protein, whose protein sequence is MNRIRTGFVAAAAALLAFSATARAETPHISPLTVEVSGSDLSLTFVLNGAIDPDLARRIESGLETSIDYDVRLAERNRYWFDQDLDAHHFRVTAAYNPVKREYVVRDFWDRKPAATVATSDFSAAARLLVSRSRLPAFRVRRGWPHKHLYVKMRASYDAGHFFALAPVDSTTEWKKSKTVKVHDADLR
- a CDS encoding HD domain-containing phosphohydrolase, coding for MLDPAVEQRYREALFSLLEKSKTTRSALYLMEPTGEFRLVTHYGFSPRDLPVAQFGKDHPLLEWVNRFRRPFYFNSPAEAQSLRREMETSHTARLLAAPLYDDGRLIGIIEGRDKAGGDLYYPEDTRAIAAVVAEILKIRRQTLGSPEPGPEPGEMPGFFDAPAPDTTFSAVPEPVPAELPRPKIRRVTNPPSRPPLTQREALLFRGFASTLLLAPDIAGVVFSLWTEGTAEFYIGSRRPVGGDAQESIVASAQEVFARLFPGRVAPSENRFSVDFPHGKGGTDLARDEIRALQTSALVSEEGRAILFSLIFAAEPDPARAAAVREVHLLVRRSVSETREAARYRDAYRGLIRRLLEPGLKKYSALVSHSLSVARVARRFAGFLHLPEATVEQITVAAMLHDVGLRELSYDRLSEKRPLTEAEYRLARDHPSVGAMLIADVEFPYPVIPLVLHHHERYDGSGYPEQLRGEQIPFGARLIHIVEAFDAMTAPSSYRPTISRDEAVETIESKGGTQFDPNLAAKFRDFVAAGGLDKS